Proteins encoded within one genomic window of Trichoderma asperellum chromosome 2, complete sequence:
- the GNG1 gene encoding Guanine nucleotide-binding protein subunit gamma translates to MPQYTSRDVGDPTQIKKTKQSMADLKLRRLTELNNRLREDLDRERIPVSTASKSIIAYCNGTRDYMVPSVWGTVPKGEDPYAPQQSGGCCVVM, encoded by the exons ATGCCTCAGTATACCTCCCGTGATGTCGGCGACCCGACCCAGATcaagaagacgaagcagtCCATGGCAGACCTGAAGCTTAGGCGCTTAACGGAGCTGAACAACAGACTGCGTGAGGACCTGGACCGGGAACGCATCCCCGTTAGCACCGCCTCTAAGAG CATAATCGCGTATTGCAACGGTACAAGAGATTACATGGTTCCCTCAGTATGGGGAACTGTACCCAAGGGCGAGGACCCCTACGCACCACAACAATCCGGCGGCTGCTGTGTCGTCATGTAA
- a CDS encoding uncharacterized protein (TransMembrane:6 (i12-28o79-99i160-179o195-214i235-257o269-287i)~BUSCO:EOG092D3SXY), translated as MASTTPAEWCQAFFVVSTAILFSMQVLPDNARKAFFAYGARRPAHTQHGPNSQASGQKAEAKADSLLVLTSYAQVPHSWFIHFYIVSVSWSIFWGWQYISKGSIMRAMAEMQHRSAVGSHSPEVELSATLVTWLLMSCQGARRLSECLFVSKPGSSPMSAFHWALGVAYYTAVGISVWIQGSGAILKSWVSPQPIHFTPQIIIGAAIFGFAGAQQNNCHRYLASLKKYTLPSEGWFKYLVSPHYTFECLVYVGLAVAAAPRGALFNRSILYILLFVVSNLGATAYGTKKWYAEKFGADKLVGKWAMIPFVF; from the exons ATGGCCAGCACGACGCCAGCAGAATGGTGCCAAGCCTTCTTCGTGGTCAGCACCGCGATTTTGTTCTCGATGCAAGTTCTCCCGGACAACGCTCGCAAGGCCTTTTTCGCATACGGTGCTAGGCGGCCGGCGCATACCCAGCATGGGCCAAATAGCCAAGCTTCCGGGCAGAAGGCTGAGGCAAAGGCAGATTCTCTTCTGGTCCTGACAAGCTATGCCCAGGTGCCTCACTCGTGGTTCATACACTTCTACATAGTATCTGTGTCATGGTCAATTTTCTGGGGCTGGCAATATATATCCAAGGGCAGCATCATGCGGGCCATGGCTGAGATGCAGCATCGATCTGCAGTGGGGAGCCATTCTCCCGAGGTCGAGCTGAGCGCCACGCTGGTGACTTGGCTTCTGATGAGCTGCCAAGGAGCGAGAAGACTGTCCGAGTGTCTTTTTGTCTCAAAACCCGGATCATCTCCCATGTCGGCATTTCATTGGGCTCTTGGAGTGGCCTATTACACAGCCGTGGGCATCAGCGTCTGGATACAAGGATCAG GAGCAATCCTCAAATCGTGGGTGTCGCCGCAGCCAATTCATTTTACACCACAAATCATAATCGGGGCCGCAATCTTCGGCTTTGCAGGTGCTCAGCAAAATAACTGCCACAGGTATCTGGCGAGCCTCAAGAAATACACGCTCCCAAGTGAGGGCTGGTTTAAGTACCTCGTTTCCCCCCACTACACGTTCGAATGCCTGGTTTACGTGGGCCTTGCCGTCGCTGCGGCGCCCCGAGGAGCCCTCTTTAATAGATCGATCTTGTACATATTGTTGTTCGTCGTGTCGAATCTCGGTGCGACAGCATATGGCACGAAAAAATGGTATGCTGAAAAGTTCGGGGCGGACAAGCTGGTTGGAAAATGGGCCATGATTCCGTTTGTATTCTAG
- a CDS encoding uncharacterized protein (EggNog:ENOG41~SECRETED:SignalP(1-22)), whose protein sequence is MSVSRSLVAAVATLSFVASTQAWNVELPPCLDKFQPFVYSGCFQDGGPGNPNALIFRSTLSSDNMTVEECVADCKGNGFRYAGLEYYGVCFCGGTVDGPQVDESQCSFPCTGNKSETCGGNNLLSVWQDPTFPTKQVTIGDYKAAGCYSDNSQQGRALSWSADVDSSTFTTESCLTACEAEGFPLAGTEFGGECWCGNVLANSTTKVDDSQCNFPCKGNSSETCGGSGLLNLYIATDLESLEPCGWVPPSSSSTTTSVSTTSLPPPPPTSTTTPCTTTSVSTTSLPPPPPTSTTNPCETTSTSTTPPPPPPTTTKCTTTSKSTSTTTTSSLCTVTVTTPPSCEYKCGDWCFPPLPDWSNEKDCLKAYSTCAAGVASCFAQAGFPGALQCFNFGQWCSGIQQYCSSTCLFGKCSKGDCWNHNPGQGGSPPKTSTTVIPCPPTTTTKPPATSTKPSHCPPPPTNICTQPSNSKYGYGPGNPVGGISLPIVSCNDIYSDWRNNPFKLYINQKSWNCPSYPPSGCGNACSDACKEQYTQCTNVYQKGCQDGSGFRWKRSEGAKRALSISQFTQNWGFGDNSPSNAAKKCQAQYQDCLAVNKNVNPKQQCKTWGC, encoded by the exons ATGTCTGTCTCCCGGTCCCTCGTGGCCGCGGTTGCCACGCTCTCGTTTGTGGCATCCACGCAAGCCTGGAACGTGGAGTTGCCTCCTTGCTTGGATAAATTTCAACCATTTGTCTACTCCGGCTGCTTTCAAGATGGCGGCCCTGGTAACCCCAATGCTCTCATCTTCCGCTCGACTTTGTCTTCTGACAATATGACTGTTGAAGAGTGTGTTGCCGACTGCAAAG gcAATGGCTTCCGTTATGCTGGCCTCGAGTACTATGGTGTTTGCTTCTGTGGTGGCACTGTTGACGGGCCCCAAGTAGATGAGTCTCAGTGCAGCTTCCCTTGCACCGGCAACAAATCCGAGACATGTGGAGGAAACAACCTCCTCTCCGTCTGGCAAGATCCAACATTCCCTACTAAGCAGGTCACCATCGGCGATTACAAGGCTGCTGGCTGCTATTCGGACAACTCGCAACAGGGCCGTGCCCTTTCCTGGTCGGCGGATGTTGATTCATCCACCTTCACCACCGAATCTTGCTTGACTGCCTGTGAGGCAGAAGGCTTCCCCTTAGCCGGTACCGAGTTTGGAGGCGAATGCTGGTGTGGTAACGTTCTTGCAAACAGCACCACAAAGGTGGATGACTCTCAGTGTAATTTCCCCTGCAAGGGCAACTCCTCAGAGACCTGCGGCGGAAGTGGCCTCTTGAATCTGTACATCGCCACGGATCTCGAGTCTTTGGAGCCATGTGGCTGGGTTCCTCCctctagcagcagcacgaccACTTCAGTCTCAACAACATCgctgcctcctccaccacctacctccaccaccaccccgTGCACAACGACTTCAGTCTCGACAACATCActgcctcctccaccacctacctccaccaccaaccCGTGCGAAACGACGTCCACGAGTACCACCCCACCGCCGCCCCCCCCTACTACAACCAAGTGCACAACAACCTCCAAGAGTACTAGCACCACGACTACCAGTTCTCTGTGTACGGTCACCGTTACCACTCCACCTTCCTGCGAGTATAAGTGTGGTGACTGGTGTTTCCCTCCTCTACCCGACTGGAGCAACGAGAAGGACTGCTTGAAGGCCTACTCTACCTGCGCCGCTGGTGTTGCCTCTTGCTTCGCCCAGGCTGGCTTCCCCGGCGCTCTTCAATGCTTCAACTTTGGCCAGTGGTGCAGCGGCATTCAGCAGTACTGCAGCTCGACCTGTTTGTTCGGAAAATGCTCCAAGGGCGATTGCTGGAACCACAACCCCGGCCAGGGCGGCAGTCCTCCCAAGACGTCCACCACCGTCATTCCATGCCCTCCAACCACGACAACCAAGCCTCCGGCTACCTCGACAAAACCCAGCCActgccctcctcctccaaccaACATCTGCACGCAGCCTTCCAACTCCAAGTACGGTTATGGCCCAGGAAACCCCGTCGGTGGCATCTCCCTACCCATTGTCAGCTGCAATGACATCTACAGCGATTGGCGCAACAACCCCTTCAAGCTGTACATCAACCAGAAGAGCTGGAATTGCCCCTCGTACCCTCCCTCAGGCTGCGGCAATGCTTGTTCTGATGCATGCAAAGAGCAGTACACGCAATGCACAAATGTCTACCAGAAGGGCTGCCAAGATGGCTCCGGCTTCCGATGGAAGCGCAGCGAGGGAGCCAAGCGTGCGCTCAGCATTAGCCAGTTCACGCAGAACTGGGGCTTCGGCGACAACTCTCCTTCTAACGCGGCCAAGAAATGTCAGGCCCAGTACCAAGACTGCTTGGCTGTTAACAAGAATGTCAACCCCAAGCAGCAGTGCAAGACCTGGGGCTGCTAA
- the TIF32 gene encoding eukaryotic translation initiation factor 3 subunit A (BUSCO:EOG092D12Y0), translating into MPPPPHQKPENVLKRAHELIGVNQAPTALTLLHEHITNKRSRSAAIASLEPVMLLLVELSVEQKKGKLAKDALYQYKNLSQNTNISTIELVLKKFIELAVEKVTAAQQKADEVQSTIEATAATSNIDDLEASETPESILLATVSGEQSRDRTDRAIVTPWLKFLWEAYRTVLDILRNNARLEVLYQSTAMQAFDFCLKYTRKTEFRRLCELLRNHVQTAAKYSSQMHAINLSDPDTLQRHLETRFQQLNVAVELELWQEAFRSVEDIHTLLNLSKRPPKNIMMANYYEKLTRIFLVGENYLFHAAAWSRYYTLLRQVSALVASGQGKKADNPPASDADLQRAASFVLLSALAIPVISTSRSRGAMVDFDEARKNKNTRLTTLLGMSQAPSRSRLFRDAMSKSILQRSLPEIRDLYNILEVDFHPLFICKKISPILTKIAADAEMEKYILPLQQVILTRLFQQLSQVYETVDLNFVESLAQFPEPYQVTRGTIEKFIMNGNKKGDLAIRMDHATGVLSFDNDVFSSAKAGHSGSSAGSAEADGGNVQRLQSTPSEIVRSQLTRLAKALFVSCHYIDPNFNKDRLAAHDAALARAKAGAEKEHIETLARKDVIQKRKDEASELQAKKEKENARQKKLREQALQEAEDKRLAEEQREREARRIKAEHDRVRKEEIKKQIADLKMSGEALNIDLDDIDNLDSNRLRAMKLAQLEREKNDVSEKLRITGKRLDHLERAYRKEEVKKLTDDYNKQTERDREIYEAVKVKTLREAEEKHKESVELKHRLSRLVPLYENFRSSLHERRRDEFEKRRRDAERELEKQIAIRKKEYRDRKLREKREREERERILREQEEQAAREKEEQRLRDEARKAELAKLKEQREKERQEMLEKAALQQRREEEALARRKAEKERQPPAAAAGGEGRRPPLFGSGGGWREKERERDSARDSARDSAEGGAPARTESGDRPSGGPPRLQLAGSGNKPSWRDRQAAKESGGAANDNAPPPARGPGPRDSRDFRDARSSPRDSPRDSPRDSPRDSPREDSRRGENGKTESPAAPTESLPTRTSGKWVPPHLRNKS; encoded by the exons ATG CCGCCCCCGCCGCATCAAAAGCCCGAAAATGTCCTGAAGCGCGCCCACGAGCTGATCGGGGTCAACCAGGCCCCGACGGCCTTGACCCTGCTCCATGAGCACATCACCAACAAGCGCTCCCGAAGCGCTGCCATCGCCTCTCTCGAGCCTGTTATGCTCCTGTTGGTTGAGCTCTCCgtcgagcagaagaagggaaagctggccaaggatGCCCTGTACCAGTACAAGAACCTTTCTCAGAACACCAACATTTCGACCATTGAG CTGGTCCTGAAAAAGTTTATCGAACTCGCGGTGGAGAAGGTTACTGCTGCCCAGCAGAAGGCGGACGAAGTTCAATCTACCATTGAGGCTACGGCTGCTACCTCCAACATTGACGACCTGGAAGCCAGCGAGACCCCCGAGTCTATCCTCCTTGCCACCGTCTCTGGCGAGCAATCTCGTGATCGAACCGACCGTGCCATCGTCACTCCTTGGCTCAAGTTCCTTTGGGAGGCTTACCGAACTGTCCTTGACATCCTTCGCAACAATGCTCGCCTCGAGGTCCTTTACCAGAGCACTGCCATGCAGGCCTTCGACTTCTGCCTCAAGTACACCCGAAAGACCGAGTTCCGAAGACTCTGTGAGCTTCTCCGAAACCACGTCCAGACGGCGGCCAAGTACTCGTCTCAGATGCACGCCATCAACCTCAGTGACCCTGATACCCTGCAGCGTCACCTAGAGACTCGTTTCCAGCAGCTCAATGTTGCTGTCGAGCTGGAGCTCTGGCAGGAGGCTTTCCGAAGTGTCGAGGATATCCACACTCTGCTGAACCTCAGCAAGCGACCCCCTAAGAATATCATGATGGCCAACTACTACGAGAAGCTCACCAGAATCTTCCTGGTTGGCGAGAACTACCTTTTCCACGCTGCTGCCTGGTCAAGATACTACACCCTGCTGCGCCAGGTCTCGGCTTTGGTCGCCTCTGGCCAGGGAAAGAAGGCTGATAACCCTCCAGCCTCTGATGCTGATCTCCAGAGGGCCGCTTCTTTCGTTCTCCTGTCTGCCCTCGCCATCCCTGTCATCAGCACCTCCCGATCCCGAGGTGCCATGGTCGACTTCGATGAGGCCcgcaagaacaagaacactCGCCTGACCACCCTTCTTGGCATGAGCCAGGCCCCATCTCGCTCTCGACTGTTCCGCGATGCCATGTCCAAGTCTATTCTCCAGCGATCTCTTCCTGAAATTCGCGATCTCTACAACATCTTGGAGGTTGACTTCCACCCACTCTTCATCTGCAAGAAGATTTCCCCCATCCTGACCAAGATTGCTGCCGACGCTGAGATGGAGAAGTATATCCTCCCTCTCCAGCAGGTCATCCTCACTCGCCTGTTCCAGCAGCTTTCTCAGGTCTACGAGACTGTCGATCTCAACTTTGTCGAGAGCTTGGCTCAGTTCCCCGAGCCTTACCAGGTCACTCGCGGCACCATTGAGAAGTTCATCATGAACGGAAACAAGAAGGGTGATCTTGCTATCCGCATGGACCATGCTACTGGCGTCCTCAGCTTTGACAACGACGTCTTCTCATCGGCCAAGGCTGGACACAGTGGATCATCCGCCGGTTCTGCTGAGGCTGATGGCGGCAACGTCCAGCGTCTGCAGAGCACACCTTCTGAGATTGTGCGCTCTCAGCTGACTCGACTTGCCAAGGCTCTTTTCGTTTCATGCCACTACATTGATCCTAACTTCAACAAGGATCGTCTGGCGGctcatgatgctgctctGGCCCGCGCAAAGGCTGGCGCTGAGAAGGAGCACATTGAGACTCTTGCACGCAAGGACGTCATCCAGAAGCGCAAGGATGAGGCATCTGAGCTTCAGGctaagaaggagaaggagaacgctcggcagaagaagctgcgagAGCAAGCTCTGCAGGAAGCTGAAGATAAGCGACTTGCTGAGGAACAGCGTGAGCGTGAGGCCCGACGCATCAAGGCCGAACATGACCGCGTTCGTAAGGAAGAGATTAAGAAGCAGATTGCTGATCTCAAGATGAGCGGCGAGGCTCTCAACATTGATCTTGATGACATTGACAACCTGGATAGCAACAGACTTCGTGCCATGAAGCTGGCTCAGCTGGAGCGGGAGAAGAACGATGTCAGCGAGAAGCTACGCATTACTGGCAAGCGACTTGACCATTTGGAGCGAGCTTACCGAAAGGAGGAGGTTAAGAAGCTCACTGACGACTACAATAAGCAAACCGAGCGTGACCGCGAGATTTATGAAGCAGTCAAGGTCAAGACCCTCagagaggctgaagagaagCACAAGGAGAGTGTGGAACTCAAGCACCGTCTTAGCCGTCTGGTGCCTCTATACGAGAATTTCAGATCATCGCTGCACGAGAGACGCCGCGATGAGTTTGAGAAGCGCCGCAGGGATGCTGAGCGCGAGCTCGAGAAGCAGATTGCCATCCGCAAGAAGGAATACCGTGACCGCAAGCTGcgcgagaagagagagcgggaggagagagagcgcaTCCTCCGAGAGCAAGAGGAGCAGGCTGCTCGTgaaaaggaagagcagcGCCTGCGTGACGAAGCCAGGAAGGCTGAActtgccaagctcaaggagcAGCGCGAGAAGGAACGCCAGGAGATGTTGGAGAAGGCCGCACTCCAGCAGAGACGTGAGGAAGAAGCACTTGCTCGCCGtaaagcagaaaaggaaCGACagcctcctgctgctgccgccggtgGCGAGGGTCGACGACCACCACTCTTTGGATCTGGCGGCGGTTGGCGAGAGAAGGAGCGTGAGAGAGATTCCGCTAGAGATTCCGCTAGAGATTCCGCAGAGGGCGGTGCTCCGGCACGGACAGAGTCTGGCGATCGCCCATCCGGCGGCCCGCCAAGACTGCAGCTGGCCGGCTCCGGCAACAAGCCAAGCTGGAGAGACCGACAAGCAGCCAAGGAATCCGGTGGGGCAGCAAACGACAATGCTCCCCCTCCGGCTAGAGGCCCTGGACCTCGCGATTCTCGCGATTTCCGTGACGCTCGCAGCTCTCCCCGCGACTCTCCCCGCGACTCTCCTCGTGATTCTCCTCGTGATTCTCCTCGCGAGGACTCAAGACGGGGCGAGAACGGCAAGACTGAGTCTCCTGCCGCTCCTACAGAGAGTCTGCCTACTCGAACCTCTGGCAAGTGGGTTCCTCCTCACCTGAGGAACAAGTCATGA